The proteins below are encoded in one region of Lactuca sativa cultivar Salinas chromosome 3, Lsat_Salinas_v11, whole genome shotgun sequence:
- the LOC111920886 gene encoding UDP-galactose/UDP-glucose transporter 4 translates to MKGEEKSRFLLGISLTDRPKWQQFLICSCGFFFGYLVNGICEEYVYNRLKFSYGWYFTFVQSFIYLILIYIQGFTPKQMVNPWKTYVKLSAVLMGSQGLTKGSLAFLNYPAQLMFKSTKVLPVMITGAFIPGLKRKYPPHEYLSAVLLVVGLILFTLADANSSPNFSVVGVVMVCVSLIMDSFLGNLQEAIFTINPNTSQMEMLFCSTIVGLTFLVPPMVLTGEVSKAWNSCYEHPYVYGILVFEAVATFVGQVSVLSLVALFGAATTAMVTTARKAVTLLLSYMIFTKPLTEQHVSGLILIAMGVILKMLPNHNVQRLHTNVKLHLKEKKSANLEENRPLV, encoded by the exons ATGAAAGGAGAAGAAAAATCAAGATTTTTGTTGGGGATTTCTCTTACAGATAGACCAAAATGGCAACAATTTCTCATTTGCTCTTGTGGGTTCTTCTTTGGGTACCTGGTTAATGGCATTTGTGAG GAGTACGTATATAATAGGCTTAAATTCAG CTATGGATGGTATTTCACGTTCGTGCAAAGCTTTATCTACTTGATACTCATATACATTCAAGGTTTCACCCCTAAACAAATGGTGAATCCATGGAAAACATATGTTAAGCTCTCAGCTGTTCTTATGGGTTCTCAAGGATTGACCAAAGGGTCTTTGGCTTTCCTCAATTATCCTGCACAGCTCATGTTCAAATCCACAAAG GTGCTACCTGTTATGATAACGGGTGCCTTCATTCCTGGCTTGAAAAGGAAGTACCCACCACATGAATATCTTTCCGCTGTTCTTTTAGTTGTTGGTTTGATACTCTTCACTTTAGCCGATGCCAATTCTTCTCCTAATTTTAGCGTCGTTGGTGTTGTCATGGTTTGTGTATCTTTAATCATGGATTCCTTTCTGGGTAATTTGCAAGAAGCAATCTTTACCATTAACCCAAACACTTCACAG ATGGAAATGTTATTCTGCTCAACCATAGTTGGGTTGACTTTCCTAGTTCCACCAATGGTCTTAACGGGAGAAGTTTCCAAAGCATGGAATTCATGCTATGAA CATCCTTATGTATATGGGATCTTAGTGTTTGAAGCTGTGGCCACTTTTGTGGGTCAAGTATCTGTTCTATCACTCGTTGCTCTTTTTGGAGCTGCTACAACTGCTATG GTAACGACTGCAAGAAAGGCGGTGACTTTATTGTTATCTTATATGATATTTACGAAACCATTAACCGAACAACACGTTTCAGGGCTAATACTGATAGCCATGGGTGTGATCTTGAAGATGTTGCCAAATCATAATGTTCAACGGTTGCATACGAATGTAAAATTACACCTCAAGGAAAAAAAGAGTGCCAATCTCGAAGAAAACAGGCCTCTGGTGTAA
- the LOC111920865 gene encoding uncharacterized protein LOC111920865: MAAARTSFSNDSRLVKVPLPKSVLLKDYLIDDLSSCSSNGFRSYPRRPCCTKVRYLIEIDLNKHINLRPTQKKFLRSKSKSSLVLQKASAAVVNVFKHFQFSGSGKRAKANFLPKNLSRKLSNWKRTIDGRNKEFNKRLNSLDEPVKEKNKKKNVLRPPSKVSTAATTASAEVNTSTSNSNNSASSDSYFTTTSVCSTTNSSSKIDVAINNVVECEQHTTEKKNTANGMKSGVATAATDSDVFTGNAKKEEESEKKEQFSPVSVMEFPCDDDEDEVTSPFQHSRLYTEGTKKKVMSKVQRVKSLANYNKLRPVRLEDRITLSESTTTRPDLLLHDESSNQTRKKATALFQQFKATMSSSNQFDQSIMTQNVLLGFFIERIMEGSSVSNFALLQEAKDWINGDGYAREITFESLVRDMDKEKVKWAKYDDEVEKRQVCLVLECQVFTSLVEEMLLEFYM, encoded by the exons ATGGCTGCAGCAAGAACTTCGTTTTCTAACGATTCAAGGTTAGTGAAGGTGCCATTGCCGAAGTCTGTACTGCTCAAGGATTATCTGATCGATGATCTTAGTTCGTGTTCTTCTAATGGCTTCAGGTCGTATCCGCGCCGGCCATGTTGCACCAAGGTTCGTTACCTTATTGAAATCGATCTTAATAAGCATATTAATCTTCGGCCAACGCAAAAAAAGTTTCTCAGAAGCAAATCAAAATCCTCGTTGGTGCTGCAAAAAGCTTCCGCCGCTGTGGTTAATGTTTTCAAACACTTCCAGTTCTCCGGTTCTGGTAAGCGTGCAAAAGCTAATTTCCTACCGAAGAATCTGTCTCGGAAGCTATCGAACTGGAAGAGAACTATCGATGGTCGTAACAAAGAGTTCAACAAAAGGTTGAATTCGTTAGACGAACCTGTCAAagagaagaataagaagaaaaaCGTCCTACGTCCGCCGTCTAAAGTTTCAACCGCTGCCACCACTGCTTCGGCGGAGGTGAACACATCCACAAGTAACAGCAACAACTCCGCCTCGTCGGATAGCTACTTTACCACCACCTCCGTTTGTTCTACAACAAACAGTTCTTCGAAGATCGATGTAGCAATAAACAACGTCGTGGAATGTGAGCAGCACACAACGGAAAAGAAGAATACAGCAAACGGAATGAAATCTGGCGTAGCAACCGCCGCCACCGATTCTGATGTTTTCACCGGAAATGCAAAG AAAGAGGAGGAAAGTGAGAAGAAAGAGCAAtttagtccagtttcagtgatggAGTTTCCAtgcgatgatgatgaagatgaggtTACTTCACCTTTCCAACATTCCCGCTTATATACGGAAG GAACCAAAAAAAAAGTCATGAGCAAGGTTCAAAGGGTGAAGAGCCTTGCAAATTATAATAAGCTAAGGCCTGTCAGATTAGAAGATAGGATTACATTATCAGAGTCTACAACTACAAGGCCTGATTTGTTGTTACATGATGAATCATCCAATCAAACTAGAAAGAAAGCAACTGCATTGTTTCAACAATTTAAAGCAACAATGTCTTCTAGTAATCAATTTGATCAATCCATAATGACTCAAAATGTCTTGTTAGGGTTCTTTATAGAGCGAATTATGGAAGGAAGTAGTGTCTCTAACTTCGCATTACTCCAAGAAGCAAAGGATTGGATTAATGGAGATGGATATGCAAGAGAGATAACATTCGAGTCTCTTGTAAGAGACATGGATAAAGAAAAAGTCAAATGGGCCAAATATGATGATGAAGTAGAAAAACGACAAGTGTGTTTGGTGTTGGAATGCCAAGTTTTCACTTCTCTAGTTGAAGAGATGTTACTCGAGTTTTATATGTAG